In a genomic window of Plectropomus leopardus isolate mb unplaced genomic scaffold, YSFRI_Pleo_2.0 unplaced_scaffold6365, whole genome shotgun sequence:
- the LOC121939856 gene encoding phakinin-like: DVRVLYSQMAGREVDEPDAPIETSLDQILAYIRSHWEKVTERNRAETDSYLECKEAQCVSRLSPEEEQVEALKAECNETGCKIQSLQAETESIRALRRGLENSLGDARHWHDMELQNLGSVVAKLEAELADVRGEIEQQRRDYDTLLSNKQRLEQEIGMYHGILDGEESRFQPADTL, translated from the exons GACGTACGAGTCCTCTACAGTCAGATGGCGGGACGTGAGGTGGACGAACCTGACGCTCCCATAGAAACCAGCCTGGACCAGATCCTGGCCTACATCAGGAGCCACTGGGAAAAGGTGACGGAGAGGAACCGGGCTGAGACCGACAGCTACCTGGAGTGCAAG gagGCGCAGTGTGTGAGCAGACTGAGtcctgaggaggagcaggtggaggCACTGAAGGCTGAGTGCAACGAGACCGGCTGCAAGATCCAGAGCCTGCAGGCCGAGACCGAGTCCATCAGAGCGCTG AGGCGTGGTCTGGAGAACTCGCTGGGTGACGCCCGTCACTGGCACGACATGGAGCTTCAGAATCTGGGCTCAGTGGTGGCAAAGCTGGAGGCGGAGCTTGCAGACGTGCGTGGCGAGATCGAACAGCAGCGTCGCGACTACGACACATTGCTTAGCAACAAGCAACGACTGGAGCAGGAGATCGGCATGTACCACGGCATCCTGGATGGAGAGGAGAGCCGCTTCCAGCCCGCAGACACGCTGTGA